The DNA segment CGTGACAAATGGGTTGAAATTCTGCTTAAAAGTACTAATCGTGCTGCCATTCATTTCTACACTATAAGTCTGCGGGATCAAGTTGGTCAGGAATCGGCGCAGTAATGCAAACAGCCTGTTATCCTCCTTAATCCGACCGATTTCAGCCTCGGCGGCATTTTGAATAACCCATTCATCCTTCAAAATGGACTTCATGCCTTTTCGCCGCAGGCTTCCGACATGCTCACCTGTACGCGCATCGTGCACATCATAAGTAGCAGAAAAATCGATTACACTACGCGCCTTGATCGTCAGCAATTCCTCGCTCATACTCTCATCGCTATAAAGCCGAATGTCCTCCTTGAGCTTAAAAGCCTTCATTTGAGAGAACATAATCAGCTCCTCATTATTGGCATTATAAATGTGAAACTTGGCTCCCAGTACGGAAAGCACCTTTTTTCGAACTAAATATTGATCGTAACCAAATTTATGATCCACTTTTCCTATTAACCTCCTATGAACTTTGATTATTCTATCATACGGCAAGCTAGAGGCACTGTATATAGAAGCGGTTTAATAATTACCAAGCTAATCCAAAAGAATGTTCACCACCGGTGGACTTTTCTCGCCGAAATGTTTTTTAAATAGTGGACACCCGGGTAACATCCTCAATGACCTGATGACATCTATATCTAGCATTTCATTCTATAAAAATCACAATATGTAGTTTATTCTATGACTTGGTGATGATCTCCTGAGTGTCCACCTTTGTATGGACATTTATCTTGATTTGTCCGCACTGATCGTACAATCCCTTATCAATCATTCCTCTTATCAACCATTCCTATGGAACAAAGCAGCAACAACAACAACTCCCCATCCCGCCGATACACATTCCTATATCCCCAAATTTCAAATACCACGAATGAGAATGCCAACGAGTGTTAATACCAACAAGCGATAATGCCAATGAGTGCTAACTCAGCAAAAAAACTGACCACCACGAGATTCCGTGACAGTCAGTCGGTCAATCAGTTTTAGTCCGCTCTTTTCATTCCAGCTCAGCCCAGCTAAGCTCGATTCGATTCAGTTCAATTCAACTCAATTCAATTCAGTTCAGTTCAGTTCAGTTCAGTTCAACGCAATGTAAATATGGATTTCGGCATTGTCCATGTCTCCGCCGCTTTGATATTCTTCAAAATCACTGCTGAATTTTCTATCGAGCTCCATCGACCACAGCTTCGTCCAAAATTCAGCCACCGCCTGCTGTACATGCCCCCGCACAATAAACTTGGCATATTTCCCCGCAGGTATCGTATTTACACGCACCCCTGCATTTACATTTGCGTTTGGGTTTGGGTTTGCATGTGCATGTGCATTTATATTTACATTTACATTTGTATTTGGATTTGTATTTTCATTTGTATCTGTTTCTGTTCCCTCTTCTGCATCCTCACCTGCCTTTGCCCCTGCTGCTGCTCCTACTTCTCCTTCCGCTTTCTCTTTTACTTCTGCCCCTGTAGAGCCTTCAACCTCACAGCAGACCATCACATCATATGTGTCGTTATCCCCCATCTCATAGTTAGTATACAAGCCAATGCTCTTATCATTCTTCTTACCAGGTATAGAGTCATAAATTCCCTCCTGATAAAACTGCTGCCAGAGCTCCCCTATACTTCGGCTCATATTGGGATCACTGTTGCTGGTTCTGCTCCGCAATCCTGCGACCGTTTTTTCCTCTACATGCACGATTTCATAATTCATATGCTATACCTCTTTTCATATAATATTGAGGTCAGTATAGCAACACTAATCAGACAACAGTATGTCATATTATGTGGGCCAGCTTATAAATATTTTCGCAAACTCGCCTCCAGCTTTCTCTTAATGATATTTCGAACATGCTCAGGTTCTATAACCTCTGCATCATTCCCGTAAGACAATATGTAACCGTACACCCACTCATCCTCGATATAGTCCACCTTGACCATAAAGCTCCCGTCTGCATTTTTAGCTATACTGCCCTGATCAAATTCGTCAAAAACCCTGTAGGCCATTCTAGACTCAATTTTTAAAACAAGCCTCACCGTTCTATGGCTAACGTCCAGAGAATCGCTATCGCTCCAACTCTCCCTCGGAATCTCTCTTGTAAAAGTTTCTTCCGAGCAGGTTAGATTTTTGATTCGGGTCACTTTAAACAATCTATAATCATCTTTCAAACGGCAAAATCCGTAAATATACCAGCCCTGCCCTTTAAAAATCAGCTTTACAGGCTCCATGCTTCTCTCTGTTTTTTCTCCATAAGAGCTATAATAGTCAAAAGTCACTACATTTCGATTTAAAATCGCTGTTTTCAGCGAATTGAATTTTTCCTGGTCCGCATAGTTAGAGCCCCACCGGGAGAAATCGACATCAATCCAACTCGTGGAGTTTTTATTAAAAATCGCAGCAAGCTTATTCAGCACGGGCTCAACCTCTGGAACATTCAAAGCATTCAAGCCTTGAAGCGATGAGAGAATATCTATTTGCTCCTTGTCTGACAGCAGCGATTTACCTAGCACATATTGGTCAAGCAGGCGAATGCCTCCGCCTTTTCCCTTATTCGTATATACGGGTATTCCCGCCGCGCTCAGGGTATCGACATCGCGATATATCGTTCGCGGGGATACTCCAAACTGCTCAGCTAATTGTTTAGCGGTTACCTGTCTTTTAGCTAATAAAATATAGACAATTTCAAGCAGCCTGTTGATCTGCACCTTTACCACCCCAACCTATTTTACCAAAACTTTTCTGTTTCATTCTGTAACCGAGGATATACTATCACGTATAAAATATAAACATACTCAGTCAATCAACCATAGAAATTGAGGGAACACAATAATGAATGAGGAAATTGCGGTTCAAGCCGATACATGGTATCGAAAGGCTGAGCAGAAGGCAGTTCAGTACTTGGCATCTCTTCAAAAACGGGTTATGGAGCAAACGGATCTGCAAACCCTGACAAACGACTTTCAATGGTGGAAAAAAGGCCATGTTCATCACTTCTGGCGTTCTTTGCTTCCACGCAGCAGCAAGTCGGCCGATACTTTAGGCTATCACAGATATATTAGCTGGCTAAACCGTACAGGTAAACTGGAGGATTACCTGGATCGGAGCATTTCTTATATTTATATGCGCGATTTGGGCAAGGCGCTCGATTCTCCCGACACCCAAGTCCGTATAAAGCAAACTATGTCAGATGTGAAAAAGCTTTTGCTTCGCTCTACCGACGCGGCTTCAGGTGACCAGCCTGATTTTATGAACTTAGCTGGACTTTATCGATGGTCACAAAAGGAAAGCATTGAGGACGCCGTCATTTGGCTTATCGACAAGCTGAACCAAGTAGCCTCGCATATCCCCAAGGGAATGAACGCGGAGCACGCTCAGCGAAAATTGATGAAGATCATTATCGGGGTAGTTCTTCATGTCATGGATGACATGGACGATAATACACTGTCTGATGAGCGATCCAGGCGGCTGGATGAAGCAATTCGACTCGGTTACTCCTATGGTCTGACCTATCCTTTTATCGACGATCTTCTGGATTCCGAAATTCTAAATGCCAGGGAGAAGGAACAATATTCTCAGATGATCAGAAGCGCACTGCTGACCGGCTCTGTTCCGAAGCCTGGAAAATGGAATGAAAAACATACAGATTTCATCCATTACGTTTATGCGGAGCTGCGAGATGCTTTTGAGTATATTAAGAGTTATCAGCGCCCAGAAGCCATAAATACTTTTTTCGAGCAATCCTATGTATTTTTCCATGCTCAGGATTTGGACCGGGTAAAAAATCTCAACAATTCCACCTACACCAACGAGGAGCTCTACCTGCCGGTTATTTTAAAATCCTCTTCTTCCCGCTTGATTGTCCGTTCAGTGATCAGTGCAGACGAGGATGAGGGCTTTGAACAGCGAACATTTTATTATGGGATCTACAACCAGCTTGCTGATGATTTTGCGGATATATTCGAGGATATGAAGACCGGAGCGGTAACGCCCTACACCTATTATTTAAAATACCGCGGACAGCGTGCGGAGCTGATTAATCCTTATGAATTATATTGGACGGTCATATCCTATCTAATTGATAACGTGTATCATTCCAATGCCAAAGCCCGTGAGGTTATCCTGAACCGTGCTATTAACGGCTTGAAACGCTGCAAAAATCGCCTCGGCAAGGAAAAATACACCGAAATCATGGACATCTTCGCCACCGGAAATCCCGAGTTCAATCGACTTGTCCAACGTATGGTTGAGCAGGCGGACGACGTGGATTTTCTTGACAAGCTGCTTCGGGATCAGGTCGTGACTGCCCTGAGGAACAGCCGCAAGGAGAAGGAGAGCTTTATCGATACAATCCATTCTGTCCGCGATCAGCTCAATGCACAATTGCAGATACGTAAATCGGGCGAAATTTCTACGGTCACCGAATCGCTGATTGATGCTGCCAACTATAGTCTCCAAGGCGACGGCAAACGTCTTCGGCCCATCTTGACCTGGGCCATGGGCGTGAACGAATATGGACTGCCAGCTGCGGCGATCATGCCGCTTCTGAAATCATTGGAATATATGCATACGGCATCTTTGATTTTCGATGATTTACCGTCGCAGGACAATGCCTCTACCCGCCGGGGGCAGCCGACGCTGCATCAAATCCATGACAGTGCCACCGCGGAATTGACGGGGCTCTATTTGATTCAAAAAGCCGTTGAAGAGCAGTCGTCCTTAAGCGAATTCGATGCTGCATCCGTTCTGGCTTTGATCCGATATTCATCCCAGAAGGCTGGCGAAATCTGTATGGGGCAGGCGATGGATTTGGAGGCCCGTGGAAAAGCACTAACGCTAGAGCAATTGAATACGATCTGTTTTTATAAAACAGGGGCCGCTTTTGAAGCCTGCCTCGTGATGCCCGCCATACTTGCTCAGGTTCCTGAGACGGAAATCGCGTCTTTGAAAAAATATGCCTACCATGCAGGCATCGCTTTTCAAATCAAGGACGATTTGCTGGACTCCGAAGGCGAAACGAGCTTATTGGGAAAGCCCGTTCATCAAGATGTGGAGAACAACAACTCAACATTTGTCACCCTCCTCGGCCATGAAGGGGCCCGAAGAGCAATGTGGGAGCACTATTGCCTGGCCATGGAAACCTTGAACGAACTGCCGCGCAGTAATGTTTTTCTCAAGCAAATATTGAACTATATGGTGAGCAGGGAAAAATAAAGGAGGAGTGAGTGACCCACGGTTTGTTGGCCAACCTGACGAGTGGGTCACTTCTTTTTTCTACTATCGAGCCCCAACCATTCGAACAAACACCTTATCCGCCTCAGCAAAATCAAATGAGTTCAACTCGCCCTTCTCGACCCAGCGGTACTCATCATGATCGACTAATATCACTTCACCAGCCTTATATTTGGCCTTCCAGGCCAACAATCTAATATGCACCTCTCCATACCAATGATCGTTTACGCCTAAATATTCATAAGGTTCGATTTCAATATTCATTTCCTCCATCAATTCTCTGCGGAGACACTCCTCGCCTGATTCGCCAGCTTCGATCTTCCCGCCAGGGAATTCCCATAGTCCTGCCTGAGATTTTCCTTCTCTCCTCCGCGCGATCAACAGCTGCCCTTGCTTATTCTCAATTAAAGCTGCCGCCACTTGTATCATCTAGTTCCACCTCATATCCATCCTTTGCCCCATTGGAGCAGTTTCGTAATTTTAATGCGTCACCATCGGACGAAAATCATCCCGGCTGGAGAGATCGGCATGATACAGTACAACGTCCCCGTCCTTCAGCTGATAGGTCACGCCGAAAGCATCCTGCACACTGCGGGCAAAGCCCTCCATCTGGTGCCATTGGTTCATCAGCGGACCATGGATATACTGCAAATGCGGCTCATTGATCTTGCCCGCCTGTACCGTCTCCAAATTAAAATTGACCACAATATACCCCTGCTTCAAAAAAATCGGCGACTTGTCCGTCAGCCCCCGGTGGGTGCGTCCATACTCTGCAACATTCGTCCCGGCTTTCACCGCATACAGATCCGCAGGCAGACTGTACTCGCCATACCATTTCTGGACTGCGGCGTTAACCCGGCTCAGATCAACCCCTGCGGGGATGTTCGTCTTCGGCCCGATAAGAGTACGCACGCCTTCAGGCAGACGCAGTAGGCTGAGGCTGCCGACCATAGTCTTGCGTTTCGCAGCTATGTTGACGTAATGATTCACGAATTGCGCCCGCCCAATGGTTGCAATCTGGCCGAAATTATATTCATGGTCATATTTATACAGCGCGGTATCTGTCAGCTCCTCGAGCGTGACATTGCGCAGACGCTCGTTTAGTATGACGTACCGGGTCACCTCGTCACTGGGCGAGCCTACTTTCACATAGCTTTTGCCGCTCTTATGATAGTACAGGTCCACAGGCGTTCGCGACCCGTCTGCCGCGCTAATAAAATAAAAGCTCGGCGTAATCTTAATTTCATCCTGCTGTGAAAACATATTGCCTCTGGTCTTGAGATCGAATTTAAAATGATACCCCGTCTTAATCGCCGCGTTCTTATATAAGGGATGACTTCCCGGGCGAATCGGCAAGGTATACTGGGGCATTATTCCCCGAGTTGCCCCGTCAATACCACTGAGCCCCACCCAATAAGAGGTTCCTGTTGGAATGCTGCTGCCCTTGGCCATGCGAAACACTGTCTCCCAATTATAATCGGCAATATCCGTAATGCGGAAATCATAGATTCGTCCAATGACATCTACCGCTACAGTGTCATATGCGATGTGATGCGTTAAATCAAGATTAGCCTTATTTTGGTAACTGGCCCCGGAAGGAGTATTGTGGGCAATCGTCCGGAACTCCACCTCATAGAATCCTTCATCGACCCATACCGGGAGGTAAAAAGTAAAAACCTCCTGCGATTTCTCTACCCTGATCCATGTATTTTTCGGATAAAATTCACTCTTGGAATCGTTGTAAACATCGAATGGGAATCTCACCTGTTTGCTGCCGATGTATTTCAAGTAATTGCGATGACCATAACCCGTGTAATTGGCATGCTGTCCTGCGTTCGGGAGTTCAATCGTAAACGGCCGATCCAAGATCATAGCGGAACGTCCTGCTGCGGGTTTCGTTTTCTGGTTATGAGCCTGGTCATCGGACACAGCCGGATAAATAACTACAGGGGTATGTACGGTAACTGAATTGATGCCATAGATCGGATAATTCTTCTCTCCGGCTCCGCTAACCTCCGAATAATATATCGTTCCGGTGCTAGGCTGATTTGCACGATTCGTCTTTGTCATGGGGATGATGTGCCCGGAGCTATACAGAATATTATCCCCTGTCATGGGAGCCGTAGGTATTGCGGATGGGGCTGGACCGCTGCCTGTCGTTTCTGCACCGCTCATAAGCGTCTGGTTATTGAAGGTGAAGGTATCATTGCGTACCCGAACACTCACGGCCGATCGAGCGGCTGCTTCTGGATCCCCGTCGTGGCTGACGCTGATGCTCGGAATAGGGGAGGGTTCGTAGCGACTGGTCTCTGCTGTGGCATAATAGGGCGCATTATACCCGTGAGGTGGTATCTTGATGCCGTTAGCCTCAAAAGCATAGTTTTGCAAGGCGGCTTCTTTAAGGCGATACACCTCGACTTGAGAAATCGTCCAGAAGGAGTAATCCTTATCCACCTGAACCTGAACGGTGGAAGGTTGGCCGGGCTCCTCGTCCGGAGGCGGTGGGGGCGGCATGACGGTAACATCTACGGTAAACGTACACTTGCCCGTCATTTGTTGATATCCATATTTATGTAAATAATTCTTCGTCCACACATTGCCGTAGAGACTTTCTGTCGTCGGGATGCCATCGAACACATTAAACCGCTCACTCCCCCGAGAATCTGCCTTAATGACCGCGCTGACATTCGGGTTAAAATCTTCTCCGGTCATGGTTCTGCTTGGAGAGGGGGATGTACAGGCTACGCCTGGTGGTGGATCCGTCGTTGTTGGCGGAGTTCCCTTGTAATATAGATTTAGGTAATATATCGGAAAGCTTCCATCGTACGTAAAGCCCATGGGATCACCATATAAAAGCTCTCCCGGATTCGGTGCCGCTGGAAGTGACCCGCTCGTGCCTTTCGTATAATACTCATATTTATAAGTTTGCGAATTCGGTGATGGAAAAAAAGAATAGTGTTGATTTAATTCCAGCGTTTCCTCTCGATCTCGAAACCCATCTACACCGTCCAGAGACTGTCCGCTTGTCGTATAATGCTTAATTACAGCTTTGCCTTCGGTAGGCTCTAGTTCTATTTCAATTAGAATAGGAAAGAAATATCTCAAGCCCCGAACTCCATCTACGAGTCCTGAACCACCTTCATTTGTAATATCTACTGGTCCTGTGTGTGCGGTTAATACTCCATCTGGAACTCTTATTGTGAATTGAACAGATTCCGTGTTCATTCCAGTTACTCCTTCTCTTATAGGAGTATAACTAATACTAGCTGTTTCTTTTCCTAAAACCCACGTTTTTCCGTACCTAGAATTTTCATATAAATATTCTGCACCTGTTAGATTACTAGGAACCCCAGTAATCGGTAGATTTAGCATGGGGTTAAACTTACTAATTTCAACATTTGTTATTTTTCTGCCAGGAAAATCAAAAGAATATAGCCAATTTAACTCCTTGCCGACCATGTCAGGTTTTCCATCTGAAGTCCACTGACCATTGGATCGTTGCCATATATCATGATACATTTCTGCTACAAAGTAATGTTTGTTCGGATTATCTTTATCCGGAGTTGTTGATAAAGTTCCTGCGTTAGTTATATCAAAGAAGATATTAATTAATATTAGCCCAAATACTCCCCCACTCAAAATCCATTTAAATTTCTTCATCTTTTATTCCTTCTAGTTAAATGGATTTTCGAGAAGAAATATTGATTTACGAGAAAGACCACTGAAACCAATAAAATCTGCTTGCTTGATAGTAAATTGAGCATAATTTGTATCTTTAATCAAAATCTCATCAATTGATTGATCTGTACGATAATTTTCTGTATATGTTTGATCAGGATTTTTTATTCTCATTGCTTCAATTGGGCCACGTACACGTGCTCCTTTAGTATCGGAGGATAAATAATATATTCTGCTGAAGGCAGCCGAATACCTTATGCGAAGTCCAACTTTACCATTCTGTCTAATTTTCCAGACATCATATATAACTCTATCCCCAACCTTTAAAGGCAATTGATCATAAGTAAATACGTAGGCATCTTCTTGTCCATCACCATATAACCCACTAATTGGATCTATCATTTTTTTGAACTTGTCCAGTTCTTGTGATTTAATTCCGATCTCTTCAGGAGTAGGAATATCCTTCCCCCCAATCCAGACCCAGTTTCCAACTTGATCCCACTCTACGGTTTCTCCTAGATTTTCGCTTACAAAACGCAATGGCACATAAGTCCGTCCCTTAACTGCTTTGGCGGCTGTATCCATCGTTACATTTTGGCCGTCAACTAAAGCTGTCTTACTTCCCAAGGTTAGTACAATAGACTTGCCTTCTTTCACATAAGTCACGGCCTTCCCCCTAAAGTCTACCTCTGCACCTAGGGCTTCTCCGACTCCACGTAGTGGCACCTGAACCCGGTTATTTTCCATAAGCGGATCTCCACCCTGGAATTTTACTTTCCGACCATCTACCAGAACAGTTAATTTGGGAGCTCCAATAACCGGTCCTAGATCTGTAGCTACTACTGTCCCCACGACTTGCAACGAAGAAAACACAATTACCATAGTTAGCAGCGCAGTCATCCATAATTTCAATTTCTACACTCTCCTTATTTTTGTTCGTAAACTTGTATATCTCTCCTCGCTCCCCCTATTTCGCCCTCACAGGACCAAAGACCTCCTTTCAAATGGATAATTTGATAAATTAAGGAATATTTACGGCAAAAAAAAAGCACACCTCTTAATTCGACTCAAGCCGATTAAAAAGGTGTGCCTCACCATAGAATTTGCAGAACTTTCTCTTACTTGTTTAGTATATACAGAGCCGATTAAGTTGTAAAGCCAGTCCTCGCCCATCACCACATACTTCTCTCGATTAACTCGAATACTCTACTCCTCTTATCCTTCTTCTATGCAGCTCTGGAAGCATGACTCCGAGTAGAACGATGATGACGCCTCCCCATTGCAGCGGAGTCACCTGCTCATGAAGAACAAATGAGGAGAGCAGAACGGCAACAGGAAGTTCCGCCGCCCCCAGGATGCCAGCCATTCCCCCACCGATATGAGGAACGCCAATCGCGAACAAAACCGGAGGTATAAATGCCCCGAACAAGCCCAGCAGGAAACCAAACAGCAGCAGTGGACTCCACAGCATGCCATTAAATAAAAATTGTGGTGGAAATAGAATAAACACTAGAACAAGTCCGCCTGTAATCATCCAAGCACTGCGATAGGCGGGATGCACCGACGGTATGGCTTTACCGCTAAATAGAATAAATAGGGTGTAGCTTATAGCCGACAGCAGTCCAAGGGCAATGCCGATCATTGGAAATTCCCCAGTCTTTTGTTCCATAAGGCCCGCGGCAAACAGTGTACCTCCGAGCAGCAGCACGAGCGTTAACAAAGTCATCCCGTTCGGACGCTGCCGCTTGCTTACGGCTTGAACCAGCACACTGATCCACGTAAACTGAAACAGCAGCACAATCGCCAGTGAAGCCGGAATATAACGCAGCGAATGATAATAAAGCAAGCCGGTAATTGCACTCGGTGTCCCGGCTAACATCAGCAGCAATCTTTGCTTCCAAGTGAGCTGTGGCGAACGATTCGATCGATTCGACGACTTTACTGATGTCCGTGACCGTTCCTTCCATCCCGTATATATAGCCAATAGCCAAGCCAAGATACACCCCGTCAAAAGTTGTGTACCTACCACTTCGCCAAGCTGGTAGCCTTGCCCATAAGCGAGGACAACAATGGTTGATAGCACTCCATAGCTGCTCGCTCCAATTAAAACAGATAATAAATACTTCATTTTCATTTCTTTGAAAATCCTCCTTGCCATAAATCAATCTAACTTAGCTACAAACGCAACTTGGCTACAAACGCAAAAAATCCTAACTACGAATAAGAACAAGTCACCATTCTCATTTTCGTAGTTAGGAAGATACGGCTTCCAGTAGAAACCCTCGCTCCGTTCTATCAGTATAGCTCTGCGAGGTTATACGAAGAAGTATGCACTATTTTCATTGCTCATGGGCTGCAGCAACCCACACCATAATAGCCAAAACACATCTTACACGACAAGCAAGCTATCTGTCAACTCCTCAACCCTCCACTTGCTGAATCTGGATCAGATTCGTCGTTCCCGCCTGTCCAAGCGGCAATCCTGCTGAGAGCACAACGGTATCCCCTAGGCTCACATGTCCTGTCTTTAAAGCGCGCTGGATCGCCTTCTCAAACATTTCATCCGTCGTCGATACATGCTCGCCTTGGTACGGAAAGACGC comes from the Paenibacillus lentus genome and includes:
- a CDS encoding DUF5704 domain-containing protein codes for the protein MNTESVQFTIRVPDGVLTAHTGPVDITNEGGSGLVDGVRGLRYFFPILIEIELEPTEGKAVIKHYTTSGQSLDGVDGFRDREETLELNQHYSFFPSPNSQTYKYEYYTKGTSGSLPAAPNPGELLYGDPMGFTYDGSFPIYYLNLYYKGTPPTTTDPPPGVACTSPSPSRTMTGEDFNPNVSAVIKADSRGSERFNVFDGIPTTESLYGNVWTKNYLHKYGYQQMTGKCTFTVDVTVMPPPPPPDEEPGQPSTVQVQVDKDYSFWTISQVEVYRLKEAALQNYAFEANGIKIPPHGYNAPYYATAETSRYEPSPIPSISVSHDGDPEAAARSAVSVRVRNDTFTFNNQTLMSGAETTGSGPAPSAIPTAPMTGDNILYSSGHIIPMTKTNRANQPSTGTIYYSEVSGAGEKNYPIYGINSVTVHTPVVIYPAVSDDQAHNQKTKPAAGRSAMILDRPFTIELPNAGQHANYTGYGHRNYLKYIGSKQVRFPFDVYNDSKSEFYPKNTWIRVEKSQEVFTFYLPVWVDEGFYEVEFRTIAHNTPSGASYQNKANLDLTHHIAYDTVAVDVIGRIYDFRITDIADYNWETVFRMAKGSSIPTGTSYWVGLSGIDGATRGIMPQYTLPIRPGSHPLYKNAAIKTGYHFKFDLKTRGNMFSQQDEIKITPSFYFISAADGSRTPVDLYYHKSGKSYVKVGSPSDEVTRYVILNERLRNVTLEELTDTALYKYDHEYNFGQIATIGRAQFVNHYVNIAAKRKTMVGSLSLLRLPEGVRTLIGPKTNIPAGVDLSRVNAAVQKWYGEYSLPADLYAVKAGTNVAEYGRTHRGLTDKSPIFLKQGYIVVNFNLETVQAGKINEPHLQYIHGPLMNQWHQMEGFARSVQDAFGVTYQLKDGDVVLYHADLSSRDDFRPMVTH
- a CDS encoding EamA family transporter, giving the protein MKYLLSVLIGASSYGVLSTIVVLAYGQGYQLGEVVGTQLLTGCILAWLLAIYTGWKERSRTSVKSSNRSNRSPQLTWKQRLLLMLAGTPSAITGLLYYHSLRYIPASLAIVLLFQFTWISVLVQAVSKRQRPNGMTLLTLVLLLGGTLFAAGLMEQKTGEFPMIGIALGLLSAISYTLFILFSGKAIPSVHPAYRSAWMITGGLVLVFILFPPQFLFNGMLWSPLLLFGFLLGLFGAFIPPVLFAIGVPHIGGGMAGILGAAELPVAVLLSSFVLHEQVTPLQWGGVIIVLLGVMLPELHRRRIRGVEYSS
- a CDS encoding copper amine oxidase N-terminal domain-containing protein: MKLWMTALLTMVIVFSSLQVVGTVVATDLGPVIGAPKLTVLVDGRKVKFQGGDPLMENNRVQVPLRGVGEALGAEVDFRGKAVTYVKEGKSIVLTLGSKTALVDGQNVTMDTAAKAVKGRTYVPLRFVSENLGETVEWDQVGNWVWIGGKDIPTPEEIGIKSQELDKFKKMIDPISGLYGDGQEDAYVFTYDQLPLKVGDRVIYDVWKIRQNGKVGLRIRYSAAFSRIYYLSSDTKGARVRGPIEAMRIKNPDQTYTENYRTDQSIDEILIKDTNYAQFTIKQADFIGFSGLSRKSIFLLENPFN
- a CDS encoding polyprenyl synthetase family protein is translated as MNEEIAVQADTWYRKAEQKAVQYLASLQKRVMEQTDLQTLTNDFQWWKKGHVHHFWRSLLPRSSKSADTLGYHRYISWLNRTGKLEDYLDRSISYIYMRDLGKALDSPDTQVRIKQTMSDVKKLLLRSTDAASGDQPDFMNLAGLYRWSQKESIEDAVIWLIDKLNQVASHIPKGMNAEHAQRKLMKIIIGVVLHVMDDMDDNTLSDERSRRLDEAIRLGYSYGLTYPFIDDLLDSEILNAREKEQYSQMIRSALLTGSVPKPGKWNEKHTDFIHYVYAELRDAFEYIKSYQRPEAINTFFEQSYVFFHAQDLDRVKNLNNSTYTNEELYLPVILKSSSSRLIVRSVISADEDEGFEQRTFYYGIYNQLADDFADIFEDMKTGAVTPYTYYLKYRGQRAELINPYELYWTVISYLIDNVYHSNAKAREVILNRAINGLKRCKNRLGKEKYTEIMDIFATGNPEFNRLVQRMVEQADDVDFLDKLLRDQVVTALRNSRKEKESFIDTIHSVRDQLNAQLQIRKSGEISTVTESLIDAANYSLQGDGKRLRPILTWAMGVNEYGLPAAAIMPLLKSLEYMHTASLIFDDLPSQDNASTRRGQPTLHQIHDSATAELTGLYLIQKAVEEQSSLSEFDAASVLALIRYSSQKAGEICMGQAMDLEARGKALTLEQLNTICFYKTGAAFEACLVMPAILAQVPETEIASLKKYAYHAGIAFQIKDDLLDSEGETSLLGKPVHQDVENNNSTFVTLLGHEGARRAMWEHYCLAMETLNELPRSNVFLKQILNYMVSREK
- a CDS encoding helix-turn-helix transcriptional regulator gives rise to the protein MQINRLLEIVYILLAKRQVTAKQLAEQFGVSPRTIYRDVDTLSAAGIPVYTNKGKGGGIRLLDQYVLGKSLLSDKEQIDILSSLQGLNALNVPEVEPVLNKLAAIFNKNSTSWIDVDFSRWGSNYADQEKFNSLKTAILNRNVVTFDYYSSYGEKTERSMEPVKLIFKGQGWYIYGFCRLKDDYRLFKVTRIKNLTCSEETFTREIPRESWSDSDSLDVSHRTVRLVLKIESRMAYRVFDEFDQGSIAKNADGSFMVKVDYIEDEWVYGYILSYGNDAEVIEPEHVRNIIKRKLEASLRKYL
- a CDS encoding GyrI-like domain-containing protein, whose translation is MNYEIVHVEEKTVAGLRSRTSNSDPNMSRSIGELWQQFYQEGIYDSIPGKKNDKSIGLYTNYEMGDNDTYDVMVCCEVEGSTGAEVKEKAEGEVGAAAGAKAGEDAEEGTETDTNENTNPNTNVNVNINAHAHANPNPNANVNAGVRVNTIPAGKYAKFIVRGHVQQAVAEFWTKLWSMELDRKFSSDFEEYQSGGDMDNAEIHIYIALN
- a CDS encoding (deoxy)nucleoside triphosphate pyrophosphohydrolase, whose amino-acid sequence is MIQVAAALIENKQGQLLIARRREGKSQAGLWEFPGGKIEAGESGEECLRRELMEEMNIEIEPYEYLGVNDHWYGEVHIRLLAWKAKYKAGEVILVDHDEYRWVEKGELNSFDFAEADKVFVRMVGAR